Sequence from the Catenuloplanes indicus genome:
GCGTTGGTGGCGGCGCTGGCGATCATGATGCCCCTGGCGCTGGCGGCGTGTGGGAGTGACGACGAGACGGCGGCGGAGGCCGCGCTGCCGTCTGCCGCGCCTCCGCCGCCGGTCGCGACGTCGAGCGCGCCGGCGGTGCCGCTGGCACTGGAGATCACGCCGAAGGACAAGGCGAAGAACCAGCCGGCGAGCGTGGAGATCGGGACGGCGGTGGCCGGCGGCACGGTGGAGACGGTGAAGGTCGTCGACGGCGCCGGCAAGGAGGTCGCGGGCGAGATGCGGGCGGACGGCAGCTCCTGGGTGCCGGCGAAGACGCTGGCGTTCAACGCGTCCTACACCGCGACCGTGACCGCGAAGAGCGAGGCCGGTGAGTCGATCACGCGGACCACCAGCTTCTCGACGATGGGCCGGCCCGGCAAGGAGACCGGCACCGGGCTGTACCTGTTCGACGACCGGAAGTACGGCGTGGCGATGCCGGTGGTGGTCGAGTTCATCCCGGGCGTGCCGGAGAGCCACCGGGCCGCGGTGGAGAAGCGGCTGTTCGTGGAGACCGACCCGCCGCAGCCGGGCGTGTGGTCCTGGGTGAAGGGCGGCGACCAGGCGTACTACCGGGCGCCGGAGTTCTGGCAGCCGGGCACGAAGCTGACCGTGCGGATAGGGATCGGCGGGCTGGAGACCGCGCCCGGCACCTACGGCAACGAGGACCGGACCGCGACCGCGGAGATCGGCCGGAAGCTCGAGATGCGGGTCGACAACTCCGACAAGCAGATGAAGGTGTACGAGGACGGCAAGCTCACCCGGACGCTGCCGGTGAGCCTCGGCAAGCCGAAGATGCCGTCGGCCAGCGGCGTGATGGTCGTGATGGAGAAGAAGGAAGCGACCGTCTTCGACACGTACGAGCAGTTCGGCCCGGAGGAGGGCTATCGGGTCGACGTGGAGTTCGCGCAGCGGCTGACCTGGACCGGCCAGATGATCCACGCGGCGCCCTGGTCGAACGCCTCGCAGGGCCGGGAGAACGTCTCGCACGGCTGCGTCAACGTCTCCCAGGAGGGCGGTGAGTGGCTGTTCGGCAAGACGCTGATCGGCGATCCGGTCACCGTCACCGGCACCGGCGTGAAGCTGGACGAGGGCAACGGCTGGACCGCGTGGAACGTCAGCTGGGAGCAGTTCATCAAGGGCTCCGCACTGCCGATTCCGGACAATCTGCGGAACGTCACACCGTCGCCCACGAACAGTCCGTCGTAAGTCTCGGCGAGGCGACCAGCGACCATGACATTGAGTAACTGGTCGCCTCACCATTAAGTTGCGGTTACGACGATCGGTTCGTCCTTTCGGCTCTGTGTGATCATGTCGCCTGCGGGTACCGTTACGGGCCTGGCGGGCAGTGCGACCGTGCACTCCAGCCACCCGAAGGGTCCGGGTGCCTTCACGCGTCTCCTCTGCGCGGGGTGCAACCAGGGCCCGTCGTTCCACGTGTTCAGTGCGGCAGGTGGAGTCGGGATCGAGACCTGGGGTTAGGGGAAAATGCACGCTACCCGTTCCGAGCGGGCACCGTGGGGTGTGCCCGGCTCACGCATACGCCGGCGCGCTTTCGGCGCGCTCGTTCTCGCCGGAGTGATCGGCTTCGGCAGTGCCTGCAGCGGTGGTGACTCGTCGCCCACCTGGCAGAGCAATGACGCCGGCGCCTCCGCGGGCCCGGCCGCCACCACGGAGAGCCCGGCACCGATCGGCGCGACGCTCAAGTCGCCGGCCGAGGGCAGCAAGAACGCACCGATCACCACGGACATCTCGTTCGACCTGGTCAACGCGGTCTCCGGCGCGGTCGTGGTGAAGAACGCGAAGGGCGAGCCGGTCCCGGGCAAGCTGTCCGAGGACGGCAAGACCTGGGCGCCGGACAAGAAGCTGTCGTACGGCACGACGTACACCATCGAATACACCGGCACCGACGCGTCCGGCCGGACCGGGTCGACGACCGGCACGTTCACCACCATGGGCGAGCCGAAGAACACGGTTCGCACGGTCAGCTTCATGGGCGAGGGCGCGACGGTCGGCGTGGGCATGCCGCTGATGCTGTCGTTCAGCCGGGAGATCCCGGAGGAGTACCGCGCCGAGGTGGAGAAGCACCTCACGGTCGTCTCCGACCCGCCGCAGGAGGGCACCTGGGGCTGGCTGAGCGCCGACTCCATCCAGTTCCGCCCGGCGGAGTACTGGAAGGCCGGCACGAAGATCACCTACGGTGTCGACCACGCCGGCGTGGAGATGGGCAAGGGCTGGTACGGCAAGACCGACTACGAGGTCAACGTCACGATCGGCTCCCAGTTCATCATGGAGGTCGACAACAAGACCAAGCACATGACGGTGATCAAGGACGGCAAGAAGGTCAAGGACATCCCGGTCAGCCTCGGCCAGCCGAAGTTCCCCTCGGTCAGCGGCACCATGCTGATCATGGAGAAGCTCCGTAAGACGACCTTCGACACGTACGGCCAGTTCAGCGACGAGGACGCGTACCGCGTCGACGTCGAGTACGCCCAGCGCGTCACCTGGGGCGGCCAGTTCATCCACGCCGCGCCCTGGTCCAACGCGTCGCAGGGCCGGGAGAACGTCTCGCACGGCTGTGTCAACGTCTCCCAGGAAGCCGGCAAGTGGCTGTTCGAGCAGACCAAGCTCGGCGACCCACTGATCGTCAAGAACACCGGCGTCCCGTTGGTCAACGGCGACGGCTGGACCGTCTGGAACATGAGCTACGACGACTTCAAGGGCCTCAGCGCGCTCTGATCCGTCGAGGGGCCCCGCCGCGCATCCGCGGCGGGGCCTTCTCACATCCCGGCATACCCGCTCCTGGGGAGCAGGGTTCCGCCTGCTCCCGCGGGCTACGGTCGTCGCCGGCGCTCCCCCCGCACGATCCGTGGCCGCACGGACCAAACCGATTGGAGCCGCGCCGGGAGGCCGTGCTAACGTTCCCTCCGTTGCCGACGAGCGCCGCTAGCTCAACTGGCAGAGCAGCGGACTCTTAATCCGCGGGTTGTAGGTTCAAGTCCTACGCGGCGCACATAAACGAAAGGCCCCGACCGTCCGGTCGGGGCCTTCTCCGTTCCCGGGGGCTACTTCAGGTAGCCGTAGTTGTCGCAGGTGCGGCGCTGCTCGACGCAGTTCTTCGTGCGCTTGTTCATGGTGTCGACGTCCCACATCACGAACGCGTCGCCGTGCATGGAGGAGGAACTGCGGACGTCCTTGTCGGAGGCGAGGTAGTAGCCGGCCTGGCTGCCCTGGACGCCGTACTGGATGTCGAACGTGATCGCGGGGATCTTCACCGGGTGGCTGGCCGGGCAGGCGTTGTCCCAGCCGTACGCGACGTGGTCCTTGTGGTTCGGGCTGTCCAGGTGCTTGCCGTCCCAGCAGTCCGGGAACTGCAGGATGAAGTGCAGGTAGGCCTGCTTCTCACAGATCGGCCAGTTGCCGTTGGTGCTGCGCGCCACGCCGTCCGCGTCGTGACCTGGCTCCCAGTAGGCGCAGTAGAACTGGCCGGTGGCGCCGCGCGGCGTCGGCACCTTCTTCTTCGCGTCCCCGGCGATCATGCGCAGGCCGTTCGGCATCGGCAGCTGGCCGGCCGAGTCGTTCATCAGCG
This genomic interval carries:
- a CDS encoding L,D-transpeptidase encodes the protein MRRTALVAALAIMMPLALAACGSDDETAAEAALPSAAPPPPVATSSAPAVPLALEITPKDKAKNQPASVEIGTAVAGGTVETVKVVDGAGKEVAGEMRADGSSWVPAKTLAFNASYTATVTAKSEAGESITRTTSFSTMGRPGKETGTGLYLFDDRKYGVAMPVVVEFIPGVPESHRAAVEKRLFVETDPPQPGVWSWVKGGDQAYYRAPEFWQPGTKLTVRIGIGGLETAPGTYGNEDRTATAEIGRKLEMRVDNSDKQMKVYEDGKLTRTLPVSLGKPKMPSASGVMVVMEKKEATVFDTYEQFGPEEGYRVDVEFAQRLTWTGQMIHAAPWSNASQGRENVSHGCVNVSQEGGEWLFGKTLIGDPVTVTGTGVKLDEGNGWTAWNVSWEQFIKGSALPIPDNLRNVTPSPTNSPS
- a CDS encoding L,D-transpeptidase; this encodes MHATRSERAPWGVPGSRIRRRAFGALVLAGVIGFGSACSGGDSSPTWQSNDAGASAGPAATTESPAPIGATLKSPAEGSKNAPITTDISFDLVNAVSGAVVVKNAKGEPVPGKLSEDGKTWAPDKKLSYGTTYTIEYTGTDASGRTGSTTGTFTTMGEPKNTVRTVSFMGEGATVGVGMPLMLSFSREIPEEYRAEVEKHLTVVSDPPQEGTWGWLSADSIQFRPAEYWKAGTKITYGVDHAGVEMGKGWYGKTDYEVNVTIGSQFIMEVDNKTKHMTVIKDGKKVKDIPVSLGQPKFPSVSGTMLIMEKLRKTTFDTYGQFSDEDAYRVDVEYAQRVTWGGQFIHAAPWSNASQGRENVSHGCVNVSQEAGKWLFEQTKLGDPLIVKNTGVPLVNGDGWTVWNMSYDDFKGLSAL